The following proteins come from a genomic window of Oxyura jamaicensis isolate SHBP4307 breed ruddy duck chromosome 12, BPBGC_Ojam_1.0, whole genome shotgun sequence:
- the RFT1 gene encoding protein RFT1 homolog isoform X2, protein MKGSGIQWKGSQILMASLQMVLFRAVTFGLNAFTLRHLSRELLGVVNVRLTLLYSTVLFLAREAFRRACLSGSTKRNWTKTINLLWLTVPLGVFWSVFLGLVWLHLLEVPDPSVVPHYQAGVVAFGLSAIIELLGEPFWVLAQAHLFVRLKVIAESLSVVSKCILTVILVILYPQWGLYIFSLAQLLYTSVLVMCYVIYFGMFLGSPEATKKSFPVTRVKALLPKLVEDETFLNWKEARLTWSFFKQSFLKQILTEGERYVMTFLNVLNFGDQGVYDIVNNLGSLVARFIFLPIEESFYVFFAKVLERGKNVKDQKQDDIAMAANVLELLLKLVLLIGLTITVFGYAFSQLALDIYGGSMLSSGTGPSLLRCYSLYVLFLAINGVTECFTFALMCKEEVDRYNFVMLALSFTFLCISYFLTHWHGSVGFILANCFNMGIRIAHSTHYIYDYFKESTYRPLTGLLPSPFLILVYVISGVITVFSEVFFCCDKGWMARLIHISIGAACFAATIITMFCTETKLVHFVRSQFLSRYMKKGT, encoded by the exons GTGCTGTTCCGGGCGGTCACGTTTGGGCTGAACGCCTTCACCCTGCGGCACCTCTCCCGGGAGCTCCTCGGCGTCGTCAACGTGAG GCTAACTCTACTTTATTCAACAGTTCTCTTCCTAGCCAGGGAGGCGTTCCGCAGAGCTTGCTTGAGTGGGAGTACGAAGCGAAACTGGACCAAAACAATTAACCTATTGTGGCTGAC AGTCCCTCTCGGTgttttttggtctgttttcttGGGCTTAGTCTGGCTACACTTACTTGAAGTACCTGATCCTTCTGTGGTTCCTCATTATCAGGCTGGCGTAGTGGCATTTGGCCTTTCTGCAATTATTGAGCTTCTGGGAGAACCATTCTGGGTTTTAGCCCAAGCTCATTTGTTTGTAAGACTTAAG GTAATTGCTGAAAGCCTTTCGGTGGtgtcaaaatgcattttgacaGTTATTTTAGTAATCCTTTATCCTCAGTGGGgcctttacattttttccttggctCAG CTTTTATATACCAGTGTTCTGGTAATGTgctatgtaatttattttggaatgttTTTGGGATCTCCTGAAGCAACAAAGAAGTCATTTCCAGTCACTAGAGTGAAAGCTCTATTACCTAAATTGGTGGAAGATGAG aCTTTCCTTAACTGGAAGGAAGCACGGTTGACTTGGAGCTTCTTCAAACAATCCTTCTTGAAGCAGATTTTGACAGAGG GTGAACGATACGTGATGACGTTTTTGAACGTGTTAAATTTTGGAGATCAGG gtgtATATGATATTGTGAATAATCTTGGTTCACTGGTGGCCAGGTTCATCTTTTTGCCTATTGAAGAGAGTTTTTATGTCTTCTTCGCTAAAGTATTGGAAAGAGGGAAGAATGTCAAGGATCAGAAgcag gatgacATTGCTATGGCTGCAAATGTATTAGAACTGCTGTTGAAACTTGTGCTTCTGATTGGCCTTACCATCACTGTTTTTGGATATGCCTTTTCCCAGCTGGCTCTGGATATTTATGGAGGCTCAATGCTCAGTTCTGGAACAG GTCCAAGTCTCCTCCGGTGTTACTCTTTATATGTCCTGTTTCTTGCTATCAATGGAGTGACAGAATGTTTTACGTTTGCTTTGATGTGCAAAGAAGAGGTAGACAG GTACAATTTTGTTATGCTGGCCTTGTCCTTCACCTTCCTGTGCATCTCCTACTTCTTGACCCATTGGCATGGCAGTGTAGGCTTTATCCTCGCAAACTGCTTTAATATGGGTATTCGAATTGCTCACAGCACCCACTATATCTATGATTACTTCAAGGAAAGCACTTACAGACCTTTGACAGGCTTACTTCCCTCACCATTTTTGATACTTGTTTATGTCATAAGTGGagtaattactgttttttcagAG gTATTCTTCTGCTGCGATAAGGGTTGGATGGCAAGGCTGATTCACATCAGCATTGGGGCTGCGTGCTTTGCAGCAACCATCATTACTATGTTCTGCACAGAGACCAAGCTGGTTCACTTTGTCAGAAGCCAGTTCCTCTCCCGGTATATGAAGAAGGGAACATGA
- the RFT1 gene encoding protein RFT1 homolog isoform X1: MASQDVLSQTTRLASSSALLQVLFRAVTFGLNAFTLRHLSRELLGVVNVRLTLLYSTVLFLAREAFRRACLSGSTKRNWTKTINLLWLTVPLGVFWSVFLGLVWLHLLEVPDPSVVPHYQAGVVAFGLSAIIELLGEPFWVLAQAHLFVRLKVIAESLSVVSKCILTVILVILYPQWGLYIFSLAQLLYTSVLVMCYVIYFGMFLGSPEATKKSFPVTRVKALLPKLVEDETFLNWKEARLTWSFFKQSFLKQILTEGERYVMTFLNVLNFGDQGVYDIVNNLGSLVARFIFLPIEESFYVFFAKVLERGKNVKDQKQDDIAMAANVLELLLKLVLLIGLTITVFGYAFSQLALDIYGGSMLSSGTGPSLLRCYSLYVLFLAINGVTECFTFALMCKEEVDRYNFVMLALSFTFLCISYFLTHWHGSVGFILANCFNMGIRIAHSTHYIYDYFKESTYRPLTGLLPSPFLILVYVISGVITVFSEVFFCCDKGWMARLIHISIGAACFAATIITMFCTETKLVHFVRSQFLSRYMKKGT, encoded by the exons ATGGCCTCGCAGGACGTGCTCAGCCAGACCACCCGGCTGGCCTCCTCCAGCGCCCTGCTGCAG GTGCTGTTCCGGGCGGTCACGTTTGGGCTGAACGCCTTCACCCTGCGGCACCTCTCCCGGGAGCTCCTCGGCGTCGTCAACGTGAG GCTAACTCTACTTTATTCAACAGTTCTCTTCCTAGCCAGGGAGGCGTTCCGCAGAGCTTGCTTGAGTGGGAGTACGAAGCGAAACTGGACCAAAACAATTAACCTATTGTGGCTGAC AGTCCCTCTCGGTgttttttggtctgttttcttGGGCTTAGTCTGGCTACACTTACTTGAAGTACCTGATCCTTCTGTGGTTCCTCATTATCAGGCTGGCGTAGTGGCATTTGGCCTTTCTGCAATTATTGAGCTTCTGGGAGAACCATTCTGGGTTTTAGCCCAAGCTCATTTGTTTGTAAGACTTAAG GTAATTGCTGAAAGCCTTTCGGTGGtgtcaaaatgcattttgacaGTTATTTTAGTAATCCTTTATCCTCAGTGGGgcctttacattttttccttggctCAG CTTTTATATACCAGTGTTCTGGTAATGTgctatgtaatttattttggaatgttTTTGGGATCTCCTGAAGCAACAAAGAAGTCATTTCCAGTCACTAGAGTGAAAGCTCTATTACCTAAATTGGTGGAAGATGAG aCTTTCCTTAACTGGAAGGAAGCACGGTTGACTTGGAGCTTCTTCAAACAATCCTTCTTGAAGCAGATTTTGACAGAGG GTGAACGATACGTGATGACGTTTTTGAACGTGTTAAATTTTGGAGATCAGG gtgtATATGATATTGTGAATAATCTTGGTTCACTGGTGGCCAGGTTCATCTTTTTGCCTATTGAAGAGAGTTTTTATGTCTTCTTCGCTAAAGTATTGGAAAGAGGGAAGAATGTCAAGGATCAGAAgcag gatgacATTGCTATGGCTGCAAATGTATTAGAACTGCTGTTGAAACTTGTGCTTCTGATTGGCCTTACCATCACTGTTTTTGGATATGCCTTTTCCCAGCTGGCTCTGGATATTTATGGAGGCTCAATGCTCAGTTCTGGAACAG GTCCAAGTCTCCTCCGGTGTTACTCTTTATATGTCCTGTTTCTTGCTATCAATGGAGTGACAGAATGTTTTACGTTTGCTTTGATGTGCAAAGAAGAGGTAGACAG GTACAATTTTGTTATGCTGGCCTTGTCCTTCACCTTCCTGTGCATCTCCTACTTCTTGACCCATTGGCATGGCAGTGTAGGCTTTATCCTCGCAAACTGCTTTAATATGGGTATTCGAATTGCTCACAGCACCCACTATATCTATGATTACTTCAAGGAAAGCACTTACAGACCTTTGACAGGCTTACTTCCCTCACCATTTTTGATACTTGTTTATGTCATAAGTGGagtaattactgttttttcagAG gTATTCTTCTGCTGCGATAAGGGTTGGATGGCAAGGCTGATTCACATCAGCATTGGGGCTGCGTGCTTTGCAGCAACCATCATTACTATGTTCTGCACAGAGACCAAGCTGGTTCACTTTGTCAGAAGCCAGTTCCTCTCCCGGTATATGAAGAAGGGAACATGA